In the genome of candidate division WOR-3 bacterium, the window AATGTTACTTGTATCACTCCACCATCCTGGATTTACGAAAGTTATTGTTTGATTCTCCATTCCTCCGGGGAAATCAAAAATTGAGACAACTCCATATTTAGAAAAAGGGTAATTGAGAAATCTTTTTGAAAAAAAATCTATTGCTTCTTTGTGAAAAGGTTTTAAACGTTCAGCAACAATTCTATTCTTTTCGTCTACTGCATAATAAAAAAGGGGGTTATCCTGATAGTAATCATAAAGAATCTGATATTTATGATAAATAGAAAAAGCAATGAGGTATGTTGCTATATTGTGGGATTCATAGAAAACAAAAACAGTGGAATCATGTTGAGGGTATTCTGATTTTTGCATTAAAAGTCCATTTGAAATGGCTTCATATCCATAAGGGACATTAAATTTAATTTTAAGTGTTGCTTTATCATAGGGTTCATCCCAGCAGGGGAAAATCCTTCTTGCATCCTGGGGTTCAGAGAAAGTAAAAACCATACTGCTCGGGTGAAAGAAAACTCCCCTCATTTTATCAACTGGAAAATTGCCAGGATAAAATTTATAAAAGTATACTTTAAAAGTTAATGTTTCGCCTTTAAAAATTCTGTAAGGAAGAACAAATTCAACAAGGTCAGAATCAGGATAAAAAAAGCTTAAAATTTTTCTATTCATAATGCGAACACTATCAATGAAAAGATCATCTGCCTCAAATTTAATACTGTTAAGTGAATTTTCTGTAACAACCACTATAAATTCTACATAGCCTGATAGATTTCTTGTTTCGGGTCTTATTTTTAAATTTATATTGTAATGCAACACATCATATCCTGGAGAACTCCTTTGAAAGGGGTAAGGTCTTACAAAACTCAAAGAAAACATAAAGAAAAAAATTAACTTCATAATTTAAGAATAAGGTAAAATATTGATTTTTTTCATTTTTTATCTTATATTTTTTTGATGGAAATATTTAAAATTTTCTTTACATTAATAGGGCTTTTGATGAAGAGGATATATTTAACCATAATCTTAAATAAAAAATTAAGAAACTATAAAAAATATCAAAGAATGTTAAATTTTTTGAAAAGTTATTCAGAGGAGCACAAGAAGCTAATAGATTTTTTAAGGCTTAATTTAAATAATCCTGAAATTTGTTATGATAAGAAAAAACTTAAAATTCTTTCTTCTTCTGAGAAGAAAATGAAAGAGTTAAAGAAAAAATTAAAATTTTTAAAGAAAAACAAGAAAGGGAAGGAGCTTTACACCAGTTTAATGGTTTTACTTGGTATTCATTCAAGGGAAATATTTTTTATAAGAAAGTATTTTAATTCTTTTAAAAAAAATGATCCTGAAATGACAAAGTATTATCTTTTTGTTATTCAAGACCTTTTAAAAAAGGATGAAAAGGCATCAGAAGAATTTGTGGAAAGTATTGAAAATTTTATAAAAGGACCTATAATTTAATATAGGAAATGGGGGTAGGACCGGGTGGTCGCTCTTCCTTTAAAAGGGAAGGGAGGAAAGTCCGGACTCCAGAGGGCAGGGTGCCTTCTGAAAAAGAAGGTTCTTCCCTTCTTGGGAAGAAGGAAAGGGCAACAGAAAAAATACCGCCTTATCCCTTTATAGGGAGGGTAAGGGTGAAAAGGTGGGGTAAGAGCCCACCGGTCACGGGGTAACCCGTGATGAAGGGGTGAGATGCCCCTATCCTGATAAATTATATCAGGATCTTTGCAACCCCCACCCGGAGCAAGGCAAACAGGGGAGGTTATGGGAGTGGCCCGCTCCCACGAATCCCCGGGTAGCCGCATAGATAAATGACCACCTTAAACAGAATCCGGCTTACGAGTCCTGCCCCCTAAATAATTGAAAATTTTTTTAATTTAAGTTATAATTAAAAAGACGCCCCGGTAGCTCAACAGGCAGAGCGGCGGGCTGTTAACCCGAAGGTTGCAGGTTCGAGTCCTGCCCGGGGCGTAAAATTTTTTTAAATTGAATATAAGAAAACCAGATTGGATTAAAATAAAACTTTCATTTAATGATAACTATGCTGAAGTTAAAAAAACTTTAAAAATAAAAAAACTTCATACTGTTTGTGAGGAAGCACTCTGTCCAAATATTAATGAATGCTGGGGAGAAAAAACAGCAACTATAATGATTATGGGGGATATATGCACAAGAGGGTGCAGATTTTGTAATGTTAAAACAGGAAATCCAGGTGGATACTTGGACCCTGATGAACCGAGAAGAGTTGCTGAAGCAATAAAAGAATGGAATTTAAAATATGTTGTAATAACTTCTGTAGATAGGGATGATTTGCCTGATGGTGGTGCCCTACATTTTGCAAAAACTATAAGAGAAATAAAAAAATTAAATCCTCAAATCTTCATAGAACCTTTAATACCTGATTTTCAGGGAAGCATAGATTCTTTAAAAACAGTCCTTGATTCAGAGCCTGATGTTCTCTCCCATAATGTAGAAACAGTTGAAAGGTTAACACCGGTTGTAAGGGATAGGAGAGCAAGTTATAAAATAAGTTTAAAAGTTCTTGAAAATTCCAAGAAATTAAAACCACATATTTACACAAAATCAAGTATAATGCTTGGTCTTGGAGAAACTGAAGAAGAAGTTATAAAAACCTTAAAGGATTTAAGAGAAGTAGGGGTTGATATAGTAACAATAGGTCAATATTTAAAACCTTCTTCCCATAAAAAATTCCTTGAAGTAAAGGAATACATTCATCCTGAAAAATTTGAATATTATAAAGAAATTGCACTTGAAATGGGATTTTTATACTGTGCTTCAGGTCCTTTTGTAAGAAGTTCTTATAAAGCCCATGAAGTTTTCATAAGCGGTGTAATTAAAAAATCCCCCTTTATTAATGATTTTTACGCAGGCTAAAGCCTGCGGCTACCAAAAACTTTTAACCTTCCTCTATCAATCTTTTATACTCTTTATACATACACCTATCCTCTATAACTGTTATTCCATACTCTTCTAACTTTTTAGCACTTTCACTTTTAATACCTTCCTGAAGCCATAAAACCTTAATATCACCTCTTGATTTTTTCCTATCAATTACCTCTTCAACAATTTTCGGAACCTCCTCTTGGGGTCTGAAAACCTGCACAATATCAATCTCTTCTTCTACTTCTTTTAAACTTTTATAACTTTTTCTGCCAAGAATCTTATCATGATTGGGATTTACAGGTATAACATTATACCCTTTTGAAATTAAAAAAGCAGGAACCCTTCTCGCAGGCTTTTCAGGATTATTTGAAAAACCTATTGTCGCTATGTTTCTATAACTTAAAAGAATTTCCTTGATTTTTTCATCCATAATTTTTTCCTCCTTTTAAAATTAATTATAAATAAAAAATCTTTACAAACTAAAACTCTCCACATATACCACGATAAGGACAACTCTTACAATTTCCTGTCTTTGAATCTGGCTCAAAAGGAATATCCTTATTATAAATCTCAGTCAAAACATTAAACAAAATTTCTTCCGCCTCCTTCAAATTCAAAACACTCTTTTTTGTTCTTTTTATCACTTCTCCAAACTCAAACTCTTTAATTTCTCCTGAACTGAATATATAATAGGCTCCTCTTTTTACTAAAGAATCATTCATCTTACTGTAAATCAAAGCATAAATTGGAATTTGAAGACTTTTAACCTCCTCTTTAAT includes:
- a CDS encoding CoA-binding protein — translated: MDEKIKEILLSYRNIATIGFSNNPEKPARRVPAFLISKGYNVIPVNPNHDKILGRKSYKSLKEVEEEIDIVQVFRPQEEVPKIVEEVIDRKKSRGDIKVLWLQEGIKSESAKKLEEYGITVIEDRCMYKEYKRLIEEG
- the lipA gene encoding lipoyl synthase, encoding MNIRKPDWIKIKLSFNDNYAEVKKTLKIKKLHTVCEEALCPNINECWGEKTATIMIMGDICTRGCRFCNVKTGNPGGYLDPDEPRRVAEAIKEWNLKYVVITSVDRDDLPDGGALHFAKTIREIKKLNPQIFIEPLIPDFQGSIDSLKTVLDSEPDVLSHNVETVERLTPVVRDRRASYKISLKVLENSKKLKPHIYTKSSIMLGLGETEEEVIKTLKDLREVGVDIVTIGQYLKPSSHKKFLEVKEYIHPEKFEYYKEIALEMGFLYCASGPFVRSSYKAHEVFISGVIKKSPFINDFYAG